In Quercus robur chromosome 11, dhQueRobu3.1, whole genome shotgun sequence, the following proteins share a genomic window:
- the LOC126705110 gene encoding uncharacterized protein LOC126705110 has translation MQYIRDLDEKAYEYLANIAPAPWTRSHFTPRALTDCLVNNLSESFNAMILKFRDKPILAMLEWIRVRLMTRLYTKREGIQKYAGKLCPSIQDRLEKLKVESKAFSATPAGSFLYKVGTQYERHVVDLVKKTCSCRSWDLNGIPCKHATTVIYTNIQTPEDYTHPCYFKETYMEIYKEVLPPMPGQSKWAKTGQPAPLAPHIYKPPSRPPKQRKRASDKPRNPYKASRLNRPVRCGKCKKEWHNSRGCKAGITGETP, from the coding sequence ATGCAGTACATAagggatttggatgaaaaggcATATGAGTATCTTGCAAACATTGCACCTGCACCGTGGACAAGGTCACACTTCACTCCTAGGGCCTTAACAGATTGTTTGGTAAATAATTTGAGTGAGTCTTTTAATGCAATGATATTGAAGTTTAGAGACAAGCCTATCTTGGCAATGTTGGAGTGGATTAGGGTTAGACTTATGACTAGGCTTTACACAAAAAGGGAAGGGATACAGAAGTATGCTGGAAAGTTGTGTCCAAGCATACAAGATAGGTTGGAgaaattgaaagttgaaagtaaGGCATTCAGTGCTACCCCAGCTGGTAGTTTCCTTTATAAGGTAGGCACTCAGTATGAGAGGCATGTAGTTGATTTGGTGAAAAAGACATGTAGCTGTAGGTCTTGGGATTTAAATGGCATTCCCTGCAAACATGCCACAACAGTGATTTATACAAACATTCAGACACCAGAAGACTATACCCACCCATGctacttcaaagaaacttaTATGGAGATATACAAGGAGGTACTTCCTCCCATGCCTGGCCAGTCAAAATGGGCTAAGACTGGACAGCCTGCTCCCTTGGCACCTCACATATACAAACCACCAAGCAGACCACCTAAGCAAAGAAAGAGGGCTTCTGATAAGCCTAGGAACCCTTACAAAGCAAGTAGACTGAACAGACCTGTAAGATGTGGGAAATGCAAAAAGGAATGGCATAATTCAAGAGGGTGCAAGGCTGGCATCACTGGGGAGACACCATAG
- the LOC126706063 gene encoding uncharacterized protein LOC126706063: MSSSSGNFSGSCGHMCNEQTCVLRTSLSLYNFGRRFLGCSRYKIGPKCPFFVWIDNPTCPRGNETAPLALEKMSRLQTALQLANERERTALETAEEARQMAEKALEEEAKAKERERKARAVCAKAKEKAILAEEKQRMWKSACILSWIFFVIVMLLCFGSIEFSGVKRPRLLPLK; encoded by the coding sequence ATGTCTTCATCAAGTGGTAATTTCTCGGGTTCATGTGGACATATGTGCAATGAGCAGACTTGTGTTTTGAGAACAAGTTTGAGTTTGTACAATTTTGGGAGGAGGTTCTTGGGTTGTAGCCGTTATAAGATTGGTCCTAAGtgtcctttctttgtttggattgataaCCCAACCTGTCCTCGTGGGAATGAAACTGCACCTTTGGCTCTAGAGAAGATGTCTAGGCTTCAGACTGCTCTCCAACTTGCAAATGAGAGGGAAAGGACAGCTCTGGAAACGGCAGAAGAAGCTAGGCAAATGGCAGAAAAGGCTCTTGAAGAGGAAGCCAAAGccaaggagagggagagaaaggctcGAGCTGTCTGTGCAAAAGCTAAGGAAAAAGCCATTCTTGCTGAAGAGAAGCAAAGAATGTGGAagtctgcatgcattttgtcatggatcttttttgttattgttatgttgttgtgttttggctCAATTGAGTTCTCTGGAGTGAAGAGACCTAGATTGTTGCCCCTGAAGTAG
- the LOC126707441 gene encoding protein CHROMATIN REMODELING 35-like, with translation MEPAIDILPSNHATPIVQPVSKTGFYTIEYKRRKLSSNGKDYGRTVFSTSKHDDSEQKKPKVSPQVIDYSDPFAIPNLLESIDCGKYGSVTKDIKALIARKMQTLNPYFAKYPALSNTFLEAEKNQSKEASKEATRLPDNHVIDLEDDCTVNDAKAISLQHVNDAKALSHPVVVIDSDEEDNGCQNHFVPFQEVVLPKPAGQFLMKDFLDFRAPPSHSARGGGQSHSYPAKGGAQARSYTAKGGAQQEEPRGELEIKKEKGEYVGIEDEDNHPDAEDDGLEDIWKEMSMALECSKDVAPDPSSDEEARESEEDCEHSFVLKDDLGYVCRICGVIDRGIETIFEFQYNKVKRSTRTYSSDSRNGKDRDSTEVVGVKFSEDDLILAEISAHPRHTKQMKPHQMEGFNFLVSNLVGDNPGGCILAHAPGSGKTFMIISFMQSFLGKYPHARPLVVLPKGILATWKKEFQTWQVEDIPLYDFYTVKADNRSQQLEVLNKWVENKSILFLGYKQFSTIVCDNGTSNISASCQEILLKAPSILVLDEGHTPRNENTDVLQSLAKVQTPRKVVLSGTLYQNHVKEVFNIVNLVRPKFLRLETSRSVVKRIMSRVDIPGARKQFKAGADAAFYDSVEHTLQKDKDFRRKVAVIQDLREMTGKILHYYKGDFLDELPGLVDFTVVLNLSSRQKHEVQKLKKLARKFKISSVGSAVYLHPKLNTLSENHATADHVVDEMIGKLDVRDGVKAKFFLNILSLCESAGEKLLVFSQYLLPLKFLERLTVQMKGWILGKEIFVISGESSSDHREWSMERFNNSPDAKVFFGSIKACGEGISLVGASRIIILDVHLNPSVTRQAIGRAFRPGQKKKVFAYRLVAADSPEEEDHSTCFKKELISKMWFEWNEYCGYRDFEVETVGVNECGDDFLESPQLGEDVRVLYKR, from the exons ATGGAGCCAGCAATTGATATCTTGCCGAGTAATCACGCTACTCCGATTG TTCAACCTGTATCAAAAACTGGGTTTTACACAATTGAATATAAAAGACGGAAGTTGTCCAGTAATGGAAAGGATTATGGTAGAACAGTCTTCTCTACAAGCAAGCATGATGATAGTGAACAGAAGAAACCAAAGGTCTCTCCACAAGTTATTGATTACAGCGATCCATTTGCTATCCCTAACTTGCTGGAAAGTATAGACTGTGGTAAATATGGAAGTGTTACGAAAGATATAAAAGCCCTCATTGCTAGAAAGATGCAGACGCTGAACCCGTATTTTGCGAAGTATCCTGCACTTTCAAATACATTCTTGGAAGCGGAAAAGAACCAGAGTAAAGAGGCTTCGAAAGAAGCTACTCGTTTGCCTGATAACCATGTCATTGATTTGGAGGATGACTGTACTGTAAATGATGCTAAAGCAATATCACTACAACATGTAAATGATGCTAAAGCATTATCACATCCTGTTGTGGTCATTGACTCAGATGAGGAAGACAATGGATGTCAGAATCATTTTGTTCCTTTCCAGGAGGTTGTCTTGCCAAAACCAGCTGGTCAGTTTCTCATGAAGGACTTTTTG GACTTCCGTGCTCCACCTAGTCATTCTGCAAGAGGTGGAGGTCAATCACATAGTTACCCTGCAAAAGGTGGAGCTCAAGCACGTAGTTACACCGCAAAAGGTGGAGCTCAACAAGAAGAACCAAGAGGCGAACttgaaattaagaaagaaaaaggtgaGTATGTTGGCATAGAAGATGAAGACAATCATCCTGACGCTGAAGATGATGGGCTAGAAGATATTTGGAAGGAGATGTCAATGGCATTAGAATGTTCAAAG GATGTTGCTCCAGATCCTTCATCTGATGAAGAAGCAAGAGAAAGTGAGGAGGACTGTGAacattcttttgttttaaaggATGATCTTGGTTATGTTTGTCGCATTTGCGGGGTTATTGACAGAGGTATTGAGACGATATTTGAGTTCCAGTACAATAAG GTCAAAAGAAGTACTCGAACATACAGTTCTGATTCTCGGAATGGTAAAGACAGAGACTCAACCGAGGTAGTTGGAGTTAAATTTTCGGAAGATGATCTGATTTTAGCTGAAATCTCTGCCCATCCAAGGCATACAAAGCAAATGAAACCTCATCAGATGGAGGGTTTCAATTTTCTTGTTAGCAATTTGGTGGGTGATAATCCTGGGGGCTGTATCTTGGCCCATGCTCCTGGATCCGGAAAGACATTTATGATAATCAGTTTTATGCAAAGTTTCCTGGGAAAGTATCCACATGCTAGACCACTGGTCGTGCTTCCGAAAGGAATCTTGGCAACATGGAAAAAGGAGTTCCAGACATGGCAAGTAGAGGATATTCCACTGTATGACTTTTACACTGTCAAAGCAGATAATCGATCTCAGCAACTGGAGGTGTTGAATAAGTGGGTAGAGAATAAGAGTATCCTATTTCTAGGGTACAAACAATTCTCAACTATTgtttgtgacaatggaaccaGCAATATCTCTGCTTCGTGTCAAGAAATACTTCTTAAGGCTCCTTCGATTCTTGTTCTGGACGAAGGACACACTCCAAGAAATGAGAACACTGATGTGTTGCAGTCCCTTGCAAAAGTTCAGACACCTAGAAAGGTTGTGCTTTCAGGAACCCTCTATCAAAATCATGTCAAAGAGGTGTTCAACATAGTCAATCTTGTTCGACCAAAGTTTTTGCGATTGGAAACCTCTCGTTCTGTTGTTAAGCGCATCATGAGTAGAGTTGATATACCAGGTGCAAGAAAGCAGTTCAAAGCAGGTGCTGATGCAGCATTTTATGACTCGGTTGAACACACTTTACAGAAGGACAAAGATTTTAGAAGGAAAGTGGCTGTTATACAAGATCTGCGCGAGATGACTGGCAAGATCCTTCACTACTATAAAGGGGACTTCCTAGATGAGCTTCCTGGTCTTGTTGACTTCACTGTAGTACTGAATCTAAGTTCAAGACAGAAGCATGAAGTTCAGAAATTAAAGAAGTTGGCGAGGAAGTTCAAGATAAGCTCTGTTGGAAGTGCTGTCTATCTTCACCCAAAGTTGAATACTCTCTCAGAGAATCATGCCACAGCTGATCATGTAGTGGATGAGATGATAGGGAAATTAGATGTCAGAGATGGAGTGAAAGCTAAATTCTTTCTTAATATACTTAGTTTATGTGAGTCAGCTGGAGAGAAGCTACTGGTTTTCAGTCAGTACCTCCTACCCTTAAAATTTCTGGAGAGATTAACAGTGCAAATGAAGGGTTGGATTCTCGGAAAAGAAATTTTTGTGATTTCAGGTGAATCAAGTTCTGATCATCGTGAATGGTCCATGGAGCGCTTTAACAATTCCCCTGATGCCAAAGTATTCTTTGGCTCGATCAAGGCATGTGGTGAGGGTATATCTTTGGTTGGGGCATCCCGCATAATAATACTGGATGTTCATCTTAATCCGTCTGTGACCCGCCAAGCAATAGGTCGTGCATTTCGCCCAGGTCAAAAGAAGAAAGTGTTTGCATATAGATTGGTAGCTGCTGATTCACCTGAGGAGGAAGATCACAGCACTTGCTTTAAGAAGGAATTAATTTCAAAGATGTGGTTCGAATGGAATGAGTATTGTGGTTATCGGGATTTTGAAGTGGAGACTGTTGGTGTGAATGAGTGCGGTGATGACTTCTTGGAAAGTCCACAGTTAGGGGAAGATGTAAGGGTTCTGTACAAAAG gtAG
- the LOC126707030 gene encoding protein CHROMATIN REMODELING 35-like isoform X2, whose product MFGSVGKEIEALCARRSQLLKHDVARNPRLPFTRSNVPNNRSKEPVVPTVVDLSSDDEDGEHRRRSNIYQKVVLEPVGKFLTKDSMNIQKSKVVKEQVESMNGKVDINKFGAKDDVEVDDDSHQPVQEKESNYETNTVDHSLKDIQRKAPSKEVRNVSYTVDVRIEKDEYDGSRDDVVIENDNHQIHQKEEHNLQTYAEDNGLENICKKMAVTSECSEDYHVPLSNHAKGGAQSLSYPAKGGAQSLSSPAKGGTQQEEARGELEIKKEKGVYVGVEDEDNYQTETENDGLQDIWKEMSMALECSKNFALDPSSDVEVRESEEDCDHSFVLKDDLGYLCRICGVIDRGIETIFEFQYNKYKRSTRTHISDSWNGKDRDSTEMVGVKFSEDDLTVIDISAHPRHMKQMKLHQEEGFNFLVSNLVVDNPGGCILAHAPGSGKTFMIISFMQSFLGKYPQARPLVVLPKGILATWKKEFKTWQVEDIPLYDFYTAKAENRSQQLEVLHKWVEHKSILFLGYKQFSTIVCDDGNNEISTSCQEILLKVPSILILDEGHTPRNENTDVLQSLAKVQTPRKVVLSGTLYQNHVKEVFNIINLVRPKFLRMETSRSLVKRIMSRVDIPGARKQFKAGSDSAFYDLVEHTLQKDQDFRRKVTVIQDLREMTSKILHYYKGDFLDELPGLVDFTVILNLSSRQKLEVQKLKKMARNFKISSVGSAVYLHPKLNSFSENQSTSDHMVDEMIGKLDVSEGVKAKFFLNMLSLCESAGEKLLVFSQYLLPLKFLERLAVKMKGWSLGRELFVITGDSSSDHREWSMEQFNNSPDAKVFFGSIKACGEGISLVGASRVIIMDIHLNPSVTRQAIGRAFRPGQKKKVFVYRLVAADSLEEEDHSICFKKELISKTWFEWDEHCGYQDFEVETIDVKECGDLFLESSQLGEDVRVLYKR is encoded by the exons ATGTTTGGAAGTGTGGGGAAAGAAATAGAGGCCCTTTGTGCACGAAGGTCACAATTGCTGAAACATGATGTTGCAAGAAATCCTAGGCTTCCCTTCACACGTTCAAATGTGCCAAACAACAGGAGTAAAGAGCCTG TAGTTCCAACTGTTGTAGATCTTAGTTCAGATGATGAAGACGGTGAACATCGGAGGCGTTCTAATATATATCAGAAGGTTGTGTTGGAGCCTGTCGGAAAATTTCTCACGAAGGATTCCATG AATATTCAAAAGAGCAAAGTTGTAAAGGAACAAGTAGAAAGCATGAATGGAAAAGTTGATATTAATAAGTTTGGCGCAAAAGATGATGTAGAGGTTGATGATGATAGTCACCAGCCAGTTCaggaaaaagaaagtaattATGAAACTAATACTGTAGACCATAGCCTGAAAGATATACAAAGAAAAGCTCCAAGCAAAGAGGTACGAAATGTGTCTTATACAGTTGATGTCAGGATTGAAAAAGATGAATATGATGGCTCTAGAGATGATGTGGTGATTGAGAATGACAATcatcaaattcatcaaaaagagGAGCATAATCTTCAAACATATGCTGAAGACAATGGTCTGGAGAATATATGCAAGAAGATGGCAGTCACATCAGAATGTTCCGAG GACTATCATGTTCCACTTAGTAACCATGCAAAAGGCGGAGCTCAATCCCTTAGTTACCCTGCAAAAGGTGGAGCTCAATCCCTTAGTTCCCCCGCAAAAGGCGGAACTCAACAAGAAGAAGCAAGAGGTGAACttgaaatcaagaaagaaaaaggtgtTTATGTTGGCGTAGAAGATGAAGACAATTAtcaaactgaaactgaaaatgaTGGGCTGCAAGATATTTGGAAGGAGATGTCAATGGCATTGGAATGTTCAAAG AATTTTGCTCTAGATCCTTCATCTGATGTAGAAGTGAGAGAAAGTGAGGAGGACTGTGAtcattcttttgttttaaaggATGATCTTGGTTATCTTTGTCGCATTTGCGGGGTTATTGACAGAGGAATTGAGACCATATTTGAGTTCCAGTACAATAAG TACAAAAGGAGTACTCGAACACACATTTCTGATTCTTGGAATGGCAAAGACAGAGACTCAACTGAGATGGTTGGAGTTAAATTTTCTGAAGATGATCTGACAGTAATTGATATCTCTGCCCATCCAAGGCATATGAAGCAAATGAAACTTCATCAGGAGGAGGGTTTCAATTTTCTTGTTAGCAACTTGGTGGTTGATAATCCTGGGGGCTGTATCTTGGCCCATGCTCCTGGATCCGGAAAGACATTTATGATAATCAGTTTTATGCAAAGTTTCCTGGGAAAATATCCACAGGCTAGACCACTGGTTGTGCTTCCTAAAGGAATCTTGGCAACATGGAAAAAGGAGTTCAAGACATGGCAAGTAGAGGATATTCCACTGTATGATTTTTACACTGCTAAAGCAGAAAATCGATCTCAGCAACTGGAGGTGTTGCATAAGTGGGTAGAGCATAAGAGTATCCTATTTCTTGGttacaaacaattttcaacTATTGTTTGTGATGATGGAAACAACGAGATCTCCACTTCATGTCAAGAGATACTTCTTAAGGTTCCTTCAATTCTTATTCTGGATGAAGGGCACACTCCGAGAAATGAGAACACCGACGTGTTGCAGTCCCTTGCGAAAGTTCAGACACCTAGAAAGGTTGTACTGTCAGGAACCCTCTACCAAAATCACGTCAAAGAAGTGTTCAACATCATCAATCTTGTTCGACCAAAGTTTCTGCGGATGGAAACCTCTAGGTCTCTTGTGAAGCGTATCATGAGTAGAGTAGATATACCAGGTGCAAGAAAGCAGTTCAAAGCAGGTTCTGATTCAGCCTTTTATGACTTGGTTGAACACACTTTACAGAAGGACCAAGATTTTAGAAGGAAAGTGACAGTCATACAAGACCTGCGCGAGATGACTAGCAAGATCCTTCACTACTATAAAGGGGACTTCCTAGATGAGCTTCCTGGTCTTGTTGACTTTACTGTAATACTGAATCTTAGTTCAAGACAGAAGCTTGAAGTTCAGAAATTAAAGAAGATGGCGAGGAATTTCAAGATAAGCTCTGTTGGGAGTGCTGTCTATCTTCACCCAAAACTGAATTCTTTCTCAGAGAATCAGTCCACATCTGATCATATGGTGGATGAGATGATAGGGAAATTAGATGTGAGTGAGGGAGTGAAAGCAAAATTCTTTCTCAACATGCTTAGCTTATGTGAATCTGCTGGAGAGAAGCTACTGGTTTTCAGTCAGTATCTCCTACCCTTAAAATTTCTGGAGAGATTAGCAGTGAAAATGAAGGGTTGGAGTCTTGGAAGAGAACTCTTTGTGATTACAGGTGATTCAAGTTCTGACCATCGCGAATGGTCCATGGAGCAGTTCAACAATTCCCCTGATGCCAAAGTGTTCTTTGGCTCGATCAAGGCATGTGGGGAGGGTATTTCTTTGGTTGGGGCATCCCGTGTTATAATAATGGACATTCATCTGAATCCTTCAGTGACCCGCCAAGCTATAGGTCGTGCATTTCGACCAGGTCAAAAGAAGAAAGTGTTTGTATATAGATTGGTGGCGGCTGATTCACTTGAGGAGGAAGATCACAGCATTTGCTTCAAGAAGGAATTAATTTCGAAGACGTGGTTCGAATGGGATGAGCATTGTGGTTATCAGGATTTTGAAGTGGAGACCATTGATGTGAAAGAGTGCGGTGATCTCTTCTTGGAAAGTTCACAGTTAGGGGAAGATGTAAGGGTTCTGTACAAAAG GTAG
- the LOC126705111 gene encoding uncharacterized protein LOC126705111: MAITDQVVDIKYRKGKSIALEASGTLQVSYRTRYQKGHRNLDGALHLDVDIRTFSEPLFSLQVPTQLLSLPAYHHAYLLQEVSNTLAMHLDVDPQINYFVALHIASQATDLLTKAHPFGYSIAAEVELIDIEKLGTDNDDEDGEDFGTCSVCLEDFSSTVGSTIVRTDCAHFYHESCILPWLMRQNTCPTCRSQICE, translated from the coding sequence ATGGCTATTACCGATCAAGTTGTTGACATTAAatacaggaaaggaaaaagcATAGCGTTGGAAGCCTCAGGAACCCTACAAGTTTCTTACCGCACAAGGTATCAGAAAGGCCACCGGAACCTCGACGGCGCTCTACACTTGGACGTAGACATTCGAACCTTTTCCGAGCCTTTGTTTTCTCTCCAAGTTCCAACCCAGCTACTCTCGTTGCCGGCTTACCACCATGCCTACCTTTTACAAGAGGTCTCCAACACTCTCGCAATGCACCTCGACGTTGATCCTCAGATCAACTACTTCGTGGCTCTCCACATTGCGTCCCAGGCCACAGACTTGCTGACCAAGGCACACCCTTTTGGCTATTCCATTGCAGCCGAGGTAGAACTCATTGACATTGAAAAGTTGGGGActgataatgatgatgaagatggtgAGGATTTTGGCACTTGCTCTGTGTGTTTAGAGGATTTTTCTTCAACAGTTGGGTCCACGATCGTTAGGACGGACTGCGCACATTTTTATCACGAGTCTTGCATTCTTCCTTGGTTGATGAGGCAGAATACTTGTCCCACATGCCGCAGTCAAATCTGCGAATAG
- the LOC126707030 gene encoding protein CHROMATIN REMODELING 35-like isoform X1: protein MFGSVGKEIEALCARRSQLLKHDVARNPRLPFTRSNVPNNRSKEPGKLVNQRATHLTHKNIIDVEDDCMLIDAPAVVPTVVDLSSDDEDGEHRRRSNIYQKVVLEPVGKFLTKDSMNIQKSKVVKEQVESMNGKVDINKFGAKDDVEVDDDSHQPVQEKESNYETNTVDHSLKDIQRKAPSKEVRNVSYTVDVRIEKDEYDGSRDDVVIENDNHQIHQKEEHNLQTYAEDNGLENICKKMAVTSECSEDYHVPLSNHAKGGAQSLSYPAKGGAQSLSSPAKGGTQQEEARGELEIKKEKGVYVGVEDEDNYQTETENDGLQDIWKEMSMALECSKNFALDPSSDVEVRESEEDCDHSFVLKDDLGYLCRICGVIDRGIETIFEFQYNKYKRSTRTHISDSWNGKDRDSTEMVGVKFSEDDLTVIDISAHPRHMKQMKLHQEEGFNFLVSNLVVDNPGGCILAHAPGSGKTFMIISFMQSFLGKYPQARPLVVLPKGILATWKKEFKTWQVEDIPLYDFYTAKAENRSQQLEVLHKWVEHKSILFLGYKQFSTIVCDDGNNEISTSCQEILLKVPSILILDEGHTPRNENTDVLQSLAKVQTPRKVVLSGTLYQNHVKEVFNIINLVRPKFLRMETSRSLVKRIMSRVDIPGARKQFKAGSDSAFYDLVEHTLQKDQDFRRKVTVIQDLREMTSKILHYYKGDFLDELPGLVDFTVILNLSSRQKLEVQKLKKMARNFKISSVGSAVYLHPKLNSFSENQSTSDHMVDEMIGKLDVSEGVKAKFFLNMLSLCESAGEKLLVFSQYLLPLKFLERLAVKMKGWSLGRELFVITGDSSSDHREWSMEQFNNSPDAKVFFGSIKACGEGISLVGASRVIIMDIHLNPSVTRQAIGRAFRPGQKKKVFVYRLVAADSLEEEDHSICFKKELISKTWFEWDEHCGYQDFEVETIDVKECGDLFLESSQLGEDVRVLYKR, encoded by the exons ATGTTTGGAAGTGTGGGGAAAGAAATAGAGGCCCTTTGTGCACGAAGGTCACAATTGCTGAAACATGATGTTGCAAGAAATCCTAGGCTTCCCTTCACACGTTCAAATGTGCCAAACAACAGGAGTAAAGAGCCTGGTAAATTAGTGAATCAGAGGGCCACTCAtctcacacataaaaatatcaTTGATGTAGAGGATGACTGTATGTTGATTGATGCCCCTGCAGTAGTTCCAACTGTTGTAGATCTTAGTTCAGATGATGAAGACGGTGAACATCGGAGGCGTTCTAATATATATCAGAAGGTTGTGTTGGAGCCTGTCGGAAAATTTCTCACGAAGGATTCCATG AATATTCAAAAGAGCAAAGTTGTAAAGGAACAAGTAGAAAGCATGAATGGAAAAGTTGATATTAATAAGTTTGGCGCAAAAGATGATGTAGAGGTTGATGATGATAGTCACCAGCCAGTTCaggaaaaagaaagtaattATGAAACTAATACTGTAGACCATAGCCTGAAAGATATACAAAGAAAAGCTCCAAGCAAAGAGGTACGAAATGTGTCTTATACAGTTGATGTCAGGATTGAAAAAGATGAATATGATGGCTCTAGAGATGATGTGGTGATTGAGAATGACAATcatcaaattcatcaaaaagagGAGCATAATCTTCAAACATATGCTGAAGACAATGGTCTGGAGAATATATGCAAGAAGATGGCAGTCACATCAGAATGTTCCGAG GACTATCATGTTCCACTTAGTAACCATGCAAAAGGCGGAGCTCAATCCCTTAGTTACCCTGCAAAAGGTGGAGCTCAATCCCTTAGTTCCCCCGCAAAAGGCGGAACTCAACAAGAAGAAGCAAGAGGTGAACttgaaatcaagaaagaaaaaggtgtTTATGTTGGCGTAGAAGATGAAGACAATTAtcaaactgaaactgaaaatgaTGGGCTGCAAGATATTTGGAAGGAGATGTCAATGGCATTGGAATGTTCAAAG AATTTTGCTCTAGATCCTTCATCTGATGTAGAAGTGAGAGAAAGTGAGGAGGACTGTGAtcattcttttgttttaaaggATGATCTTGGTTATCTTTGTCGCATTTGCGGGGTTATTGACAGAGGAATTGAGACCATATTTGAGTTCCAGTACAATAAG TACAAAAGGAGTACTCGAACACACATTTCTGATTCTTGGAATGGCAAAGACAGAGACTCAACTGAGATGGTTGGAGTTAAATTTTCTGAAGATGATCTGACAGTAATTGATATCTCTGCCCATCCAAGGCATATGAAGCAAATGAAACTTCATCAGGAGGAGGGTTTCAATTTTCTTGTTAGCAACTTGGTGGTTGATAATCCTGGGGGCTGTATCTTGGCCCATGCTCCTGGATCCGGAAAGACATTTATGATAATCAGTTTTATGCAAAGTTTCCTGGGAAAATATCCACAGGCTAGACCACTGGTTGTGCTTCCTAAAGGAATCTTGGCAACATGGAAAAAGGAGTTCAAGACATGGCAAGTAGAGGATATTCCACTGTATGATTTTTACACTGCTAAAGCAGAAAATCGATCTCAGCAACTGGAGGTGTTGCATAAGTGGGTAGAGCATAAGAGTATCCTATTTCTTGGttacaaacaattttcaacTATTGTTTGTGATGATGGAAACAACGAGATCTCCACTTCATGTCAAGAGATACTTCTTAAGGTTCCTTCAATTCTTATTCTGGATGAAGGGCACACTCCGAGAAATGAGAACACCGACGTGTTGCAGTCCCTTGCGAAAGTTCAGACACCTAGAAAGGTTGTACTGTCAGGAACCCTCTACCAAAATCACGTCAAAGAAGTGTTCAACATCATCAATCTTGTTCGACCAAAGTTTCTGCGGATGGAAACCTCTAGGTCTCTTGTGAAGCGTATCATGAGTAGAGTAGATATACCAGGTGCAAGAAAGCAGTTCAAAGCAGGTTCTGATTCAGCCTTTTATGACTTGGTTGAACACACTTTACAGAAGGACCAAGATTTTAGAAGGAAAGTGACAGTCATACAAGACCTGCGCGAGATGACTAGCAAGATCCTTCACTACTATAAAGGGGACTTCCTAGATGAGCTTCCTGGTCTTGTTGACTTTACTGTAATACTGAATCTTAGTTCAAGACAGAAGCTTGAAGTTCAGAAATTAAAGAAGATGGCGAGGAATTTCAAGATAAGCTCTGTTGGGAGTGCTGTCTATCTTCACCCAAAACTGAATTCTTTCTCAGAGAATCAGTCCACATCTGATCATATGGTGGATGAGATGATAGGGAAATTAGATGTGAGTGAGGGAGTGAAAGCAAAATTCTTTCTCAACATGCTTAGCTTATGTGAATCTGCTGGAGAGAAGCTACTGGTTTTCAGTCAGTATCTCCTACCCTTAAAATTTCTGGAGAGATTAGCAGTGAAAATGAAGGGTTGGAGTCTTGGAAGAGAACTCTTTGTGATTACAGGTGATTCAAGTTCTGACCATCGCGAATGGTCCATGGAGCAGTTCAACAATTCCCCTGATGCCAAAGTGTTCTTTGGCTCGATCAAGGCATGTGGGGAGGGTATTTCTTTGGTTGGGGCATCCCGTGTTATAATAATGGACATTCATCTGAATCCTTCAGTGACCCGCCAAGCTATAGGTCGTGCATTTCGACCAGGTCAAAAGAAGAAAGTGTTTGTATATAGATTGGTGGCGGCTGATTCACTTGAGGAGGAAGATCACAGCATTTGCTTCAAGAAGGAATTAATTTCGAAGACGTGGTTCGAATGGGATGAGCATTGTGGTTATCAGGATTTTGAAGTGGAGACCATTGATGTGAAAGAGTGCGGTGATCTCTTCTTGGAAAGTTCACAGTTAGGGGAAGATGTAAGGGTTCTGTACAAAAG GTAG